A DNA window from Brassica napus cultivar Da-Ae chromosome A4, Da-Ae, whole genome shotgun sequence contains the following coding sequences:
- the LOC106449826 gene encoding putative methylesterase 19 isoform X1 produces MQKVKKAMENQKRFVLVHGICHGAWSWYKVKTLLEAAGHCVSAIDLSASGINTTRVEEIQTLKDYSKPLLDIMDSFPSDKKTILVAHSLGGVPAALAADIFPCKTAAIVFLTSAMPDTKNPPAYVIEKLVASIPQEEFLDTVFGCYGAPDCPLETSLLGPRFLTKKCYQLSPVEGQEALARKGMDRFHVSI; encoded by the exons ATGCAGAAAGTTAAGAAGGCAATGGAGAACCAGAAGCGTTTTGTGCTCGTCCATGGGATCTGCCACGGCGCATGGAGCTGGTACAAGGTGAAAACACTGCTAGAAGCTGCAGGGCACTGTGTATCTGCTATTGATCTGTCAGCATCGGGAATCAACACGACCAGAGTGGAAGAGATTCAGACGTTGAAGGACTATTCCAAGCCATTGTTAGACATTATGGACTCATTTCCCTCAGACAAGAAGACAATTCTTGTCGCACATAGCCTGGGAGGAGTACCGGCTGCTCTCGCTGCCGACATCTTCCCTTGTAAGACCGCTGCTATTGTGTTCTTGACATCTGCAATGCCTGACACCAAAAACCCACCTGCTTATGTTATCGAAAAG TTGGTCGCAAGCATTCCACAAGAAGAGTTCTTGGACACAGTGTTTGGATGTTATGGAGCACCTGATTGTCCTCTAGAGACTAGTCTTCTTGGACCAAGGTTCTTGACCAAGAAATGTTATCAGTTGTCTCCGGTTGAA GGACAAGAAGCTTTAGCGAGGAAGGGTATGGATCGATTCCACGTATCTATATAA
- the LOC106449826 gene encoding putative methylesterase 19 isoform X2 yields the protein MQKVKKAMENQKRFVLVHGICHGAWSWYKVKTLLEAAGHCVSAIDLSASGINTTRVEEIQTLKDYSKPLLDIMDSFPSDKKTILVAHSLGGVPAALAADIFPCKTAAIVFLTSAMPDTKNPPAYVIEKLVASIPQEEFLDTVFGCYGAPDCPLETSLLGPRFLTKKCYQLSPVEVRLQTK from the exons ATGCAGAAAGTTAAGAAGGCAATGGAGAACCAGAAGCGTTTTGTGCTCGTCCATGGGATCTGCCACGGCGCATGGAGCTGGTACAAGGTGAAAACACTGCTAGAAGCTGCAGGGCACTGTGTATCTGCTATTGATCTGTCAGCATCGGGAATCAACACGACCAGAGTGGAAGAGATTCAGACGTTGAAGGACTATTCCAAGCCATTGTTAGACATTATGGACTCATTTCCCTCAGACAAGAAGACAATTCTTGTCGCACATAGCCTGGGAGGAGTACCGGCTGCTCTCGCTGCCGACATCTTCCCTTGTAAGACCGCTGCTATTGTGTTCTTGACATCTGCAATGCCTGACACCAAAAACCCACCTGCTTATGTTATCGAAAAG TTGGTCGCAAGCATTCCACAAGAAGAGTTCTTGGACACAGTGTTTGGATGTTATGGAGCACCTGATTGTCCTCTAGAGACTAGTCTTCTTGGACCAAGGTTCTTGACCAAGAAATGTTATCAGTTGTCTCCGGTTGAAGTAAGACTTCAAACCAAATGA
- the LOC106446475 gene encoding methylesterase 1 produces MSENKRKQHFVLVHGSCHGAWCWYKVKPLLEAAGHQVTALNLAASGIDTRSITDISTCEQYSEPLLNLLKSLPDDEKVVLVGHSFGGLSLAIAMDKFPDKISVSVFLSAFMPDTKHSPSFVLEKFGSSMAHEAWMGTEFKPYGSDNSGLSMFFSFEFMKLGLYQLSPVEDLELGLLLKRPGSLFVSNLSKMKNFSDEGYGNVPRAYIVCKEDKGIPEAFQRWLIDNFPVNIVMEIDETDHMPMFCKPQQLCDHFMEIADKFV; encoded by the exons ATGAGTGAAAATAAGAGAAAACAACACTTTGTGCTAGTACATGGTTCGTGCCACGGCGCATGGTGCTGGTACAAGGTTAAGCCGCTGCTCGAGGCGGCCGGCCACCAAGTAACCGCCTTAAACTTAGCTGCCTCCGGAATAGACACAAGGTCGATCACTGACATCTCCACATGTGAACAATATTCTGAGCCGTTACTGAATCTCCTAAAGTCATTACCAGATGATGAGAAAGTTGTGCTCGTTGGTCATAGCTTTGGAGGCTTGAGTTTAGCCATCGCTATGGATAAGTTTCCCGACAAGATCTCTGTCTCTGTCTTCTTGAGTGCTTTCATGCCCGATACTAAACACTCACCATCCTTCGTCTTGGAGAAG TTTGGAAGCAGCATGGCACACGAAGCATGGATGGGCACCGAGTTCAAACCATACGGCTCCGACAACTCTGGGCTGAGTATGTTCTTCAGCTTTGAGTTCATGAAGCTCGGTCTGTATCAGCTCTCTCCAGTTGAG GATCTTGAATTGGGATTGCTTTTAAAGAGACCTGGATCTTTGTTTGTGAGCAACTTATCGAAGATGAAAAACTTCTCAGATGAAGGGTATGGTAATGTTCCTCGAGCTTACATAGTATGCAAAGAGGACAAAGGCATACCTGAAGCATTCCAAAGATGGCTGATTGATAACTTTCCAGTGAATATAGTGATGGAGATCGACGAGACAGATCACATGCCAATGTTCTGCAAGCCTCAGCAACTCTGTGATCACTTCATGGAAATCGCAGAcaaatttgtttaa
- the LOC106449827 gene encoding L-ascorbate oxidase homolog, whose product MKQGNLLIQVFLLAYCFGSVCVINAEDPYRFFTWTVTYGTRSPLGVPQQVILINGQFPGPPIEGVTNDNILVNLINKIDEPLLITWNGIKQRRMSWQDGVLGTSCPIQPNSNWTYHFQLKDQIGTYTYFASTSMHRASGAFGALNVNQRSVIFVPYHKPDGDFTLLVSDWYKMGHKALRKRLDSGRALPLPDGLLINGASKGLAFTGEHGKFYRFRISNVGISTSINFRIQGHMMTLVEVEGSHTLEEVYESLDVHVGQSLTVLVTLKAPVKDYFIVASTRFTKPVLTTSAILHYKGSKTRPSRPLPIGPTYHIHWSMKQARTIRLNLTANAARPNPQGAFHYGTIPISQTLVLANARTKINGKLRYTVNRVSYVNPTTPLKLADWYNIPGVFDFKTIKNIPTPGPSILGTSVLDFALHEYVEFVFQNNERSIQSWHIDGTNAYVVGYGTGTWNVAMRKRYNYVDAVSRHTFQVYPMSWTSVLASLDNKGMWNVRSQIWSRRYLGQELYVRVWNNERSLYTEAEPPLNALYCGKAKRPV is encoded by the exons ATGAAGCAGGGAAATCTCCTGATACAAGTGTTCTTATTGGCTTATTGCTTCGGCTCTGTTTGTGTGATAAACGCAGAGGACCCTTATCGTTTCTTCACGTGGACTGTTACTTATGGAACAAGATCTCCTTTAGGTGTTCCACAACAG GTTATTCTTATCAATGGCCAGTTCCCTGGTCCTCCAATTGAAGGTGTAACAAACGATAACATCCTTGTTAATCTAATTAACAAGATCGATGAACCTTTACTCATCACCTG gAACGGAATAAAACAGAGGAGGATGTCATGGCAAGACGGAGTTTTGGGCACAAGCTGCCCAATCCAACCAAACTCGAATTGGACTTACCATTTCCAGCTTAAGGACCAAATCGGAACTTATACGTACTTTGCGTCTACGTCGATGCACAGAGCAAGTGGTGCTTTTGGTGCACTCAATGTTAACCAGAGATCAGTCATCTTTGTTCCTTACCATAAACCTGACGGTGACTTCACTCTCCTCGTCAGTGATTGGTACAAGATGGGCCATAAG GCGCTACGAAAGAGGCTCGACTCTGGTCGTGCTCTTCCTCTTCCGGATGGTCTTCTGATAAATGGTGCTTCTAAAGGTTTAGCCTTTACGGGTGAACATG GCAAATTTTACAGGTTTCGGATATCTAATGTTGGAATATCGACATCGATTAACTTTAGGATACAAGGACACATGATGACTCTCGTCGAAGTAGAAGGCTCTCACACTCTGGAAGAGGTCTATGAGTCACTTGATGTACACGTTGGTCAGTCCTTGACCGTTCTGGTCACATTGAAGGCTCCGGTGAAAGACTATTTCATAGTGGCTTCAACCCGGTTTACCAAACCGGTATTGACCACCTCAGCTATCCTACATTACAAAGGTTCAAAAACCAGACCATCTCGCCCCCTCCCCATTGGTCCTACTTACCATATCCACTGGTCCATGAAACAAGCAAGAACTATCAG GTTAAATTTGACGGCTAATGCAGCAAGGCCTAACCCACAGGGAGCGTTTCACTATGGTACCATACCGATAAGTCAAACTTTGGTTCTAGCTAACGCGAGAACAAAGATCAACGGGAAACTCCGGTACACAGTGAACCGTGTGTCATACGTTAACCCAACAACTCCATTAAAATTAGCCGACTGGTACAATATTCCTGGAGTGTTCGATTTCAAGACCATTAAGAACATTCCTACACCAGGACCATCTATTCTCGGAACCTCGGTTTTAGACTTTGCTCTTCATGAGTATGTTGAGTTCGTGTTCCAGAACAACGAGAGATCGATCCAGTCTTGGCACATTGATGGCACTAATGCTTATGTTGTTGG ATACGGGACAGGCACATGGAACGTGGCCATGAGGAAACGTTACAATTACGTTGATGCGGTTTCAAGGCATACTTTTCag GTATATCCAATGTCCTGGACGAGCGTACTGGCATCATTGGACAATAAAGGCATGTGGAATGTGAGGTCACAAATATGGTCAAGAAGATATTTAGGACAAGAACTCTATGTTCGTGTCTGGAACAACGAGAGATCTCTTTACACTGAAGCCGAACCGCCTCTTAACGCTCTCTATTGTGGAAAAGCCAAACGTCCcgtttga